In the Primulina eburnea isolate SZY01 chromosome 15, ASM2296580v1, whole genome shotgun sequence genome, TAAGTATTAttaagtattttttttatttccgcATATTTTAAGTAGTATAagaaagtacggttcgttacagttgatatcagagcggtgttcttgtaaggGTTGCGCCTATAGTCGGTTGCAAGAAACTCAGGAAGTCACGCATCAAGTATGTAAGTTTTTACGATTTTAAAATGTAGTAAGCACAATATATGATTTTAGTAGATGCATGTTTAAGTTTAGATTTacgtatattatgttataaGAATAATATTATCATGCATGCATGTTGGTTGTGTGTTGGGTTGTATTGTGGAACATTATGCCACCCAAACGTGGTATTGATCGTGAAGATCATGAGGAGGCGGAGAGGATTGCGCCTCCACTTACACTACCAGAGCTTCAGGTGTAGATGCTTGCTGGCATGGCCCAGTTCTTTGTGTAGTTCACTAAGAACAATGCTGGTGTGGACGGGAGGACTAGACTGGAAGCGGTGTATGAACGCTTTCACAAGATGGTCCCTAAGTAGTTTTCTGGGACGACAGATCCGATGGTAGCAAAGGGTTGGATCAAATCCATTGAGGTGATCTTTACCTGGCTTTGGGGGATGCTGGATAGGGTCAGATGTGCTACCTATCTTCTTTCAGGAGATGCTAGGCTTTGGTGGGAGAGTGCTTCAGTTGCAGTGAACCTTGAGACCCTTACTTGGGAGGGCTTCAAGGAAgtgttctactccaagtacttcactgatgaGGTTCACTCTCGACTGACTAGAGAGTTTATGACTTTGAGACAGGGAGACTGCATTGTAGTGGAGTTTGTGAAAAATTTTGAGCATGAGTGTCACTTTATGCCGCCCCTTATAGCTAATGATGCAAGAGAAAAGAAGAGACATTTCCTTGATGGTTTATGGCAGATCTTGCACCGTGATGTCTGTGTGGCTGGTCCTACTACTTATGATGTTGTCGTGGCTAGAGCCTTAGCGGCTGAGCAGGATCAGAAAGATATTGAGAACGATAGGCAGGACAAGAGGCCTTATCAGGTGCCTCAGCACCACTGACAACAACAAAACAAGAAGCCATTTCAGGGGCCATCCAAGAGAAAAGGACAACAACCTCAAAAGAAGGCTACCTAGAAGCTTGCAGAATACCCAGTGTGCCCAAAGAGTAATCGCAAACACGAAGGACCTTGTATATATGGTTCAttcaagtgcttcaagtgtggagcagTGGGTCATATGCTGAAAAATTGCTCGCAATGGAAGCAGCCAACTCAGGGCAGATTCTTTGCTATGCATGCCGATGAGGCAACCCAGACACGACTTTATTCACATGTATTTTAAGTAATTCAACGCCTTATTATTTATTAGAAATCTATTGCTTAGTTTGTTTTtggggtatattgatatggtatattttcaaatttctcatAGGAAATTTTTAGGATAGTGGTTTCAGCCTGTGCATA is a window encoding:
- the LOC140815450 gene encoding uncharacterized protein; translation: MVAKGWIKSIEVIFTWLWGMLDRVRCATYLLSGDARLWWESASVAVNLETLTWEGFKEVFYSKYFTDEVHSRLTREFMTLRQGDCIVVEFVKNFEHECHFMPPLIANDAREKKRHFLDGLWQILHRDVCVAGPTTYDVVVARALAAEQDQKDIENDRQDKRPYQVSSLLELKQQIQDLLRPSFSPWNAPMLF